ACTTACTCAATGCCATTGGTAACAAGGTCTTACATGATAATCCTCAAGCACGTATCAAATACATTACTGCAGAGAATTTCATTAATGAATTTGTTGTCCATATCCGTTTAGATAAAATGGATGAACTAAAACTTAAATACCGTCATCTGGACGTTCTCTTAATTGATGATATTCAATCATTGGCTAAAAAATCAACGCAAGCCACTCAAGAGGAATTCTTCAATACTTTCAATGTCCTTCACAATAATAATAAACAAATTGTCCTGACCAGCGACCGTAATCCAGATCAATTGAACGAGATGGAAGAGCGTCTTGTCACGCGCTTCAAATGGGGGTTAACCGTCAATATCACACCACCTGACTTTGAAACGCGAGTGGCCATTCTTACTAATAAGATTATGGACTATGATTATCATTTTCCTCCTGAAACAATTGAGTATTTAGCTGGCCAATTTGATTCAAATGTCCGTGACTTAGAAGGGGCCTTAAAAGATATTAGCTTAGTTGCCAATGTTCGCCAGTTAGATACTATCACAGTTGAAGTAGCTGCTGAAGCCATTCGCGCACGTAAAATGGATGGTCCTAAGTTAACTCTTATTCCGATTGAGGATATCCAAACTGAGGTAGGAAAATTTTATAATGTCACTGTAAAAGAGATCAAGGCAACTAAACGAACACAAAATATTGTCTTGGCACGTCAGGTAGCCATGTATCTTGCGCGTGAAATGACTGATAACTCCCTTCCAAAAATTGGAAAAGAATTTGGAGGAAGAGACCACTCAACTGTCTTACATGCATACAATAAAATCAAAAATATGATTGCTCAAGATGACAGTTTACGCATTGAAATTGATACCATCAAAAACAAGATAAAATAATACTTGTGGATAACTATTAAAAATTATACAAACTTTTCCACAGGCTGTGCACAAGTTTAAAGCATTGATAAAACTATGTTTTGTACACTTATGCACAGTGTCCACAAGACCTACTACTACTACTAAAATAATACTACTAAAATAAAGGAGCATCATGATTCAATTTGCGATTAATAAAGCTTATTTCTTACAAGCACTTCATACAACTCGCCGTGCTATTTCTTCTAAAAATGCTATCCCAATTCTATCAACGATTAAAATCGAAGTTACCAGTGATGGTATCTATTTGACAGGATCAAATGGGCAAATCTCAATTGAAAATAGTATCTCAGTTTCAGAAGAAAATGCAGGCCTATTAATTACACAGCCAGGTAGTATCCTTTTGGAAGCCAACTTTTTCATTAATGTTGTCTCAAGCTTGCCTGATGTTACCCTAACTTTTGAAGAAATTGAACAATACCAAGTTTTACTGAAGAGTGGTAAATCAGAAATTACCTTGAAAGGGAAAGATGTTGAACAATATCCCCGTATTCAGGAAGTTGATAGCTTGACGCCATTACTCATGGACACAAAAGTATTAAAATCTATCATTGCTGAAACGTCATTCGCAGCAAGCACACAAGAAAGTCGTCCAATTTTAACCGGTGTTCACTTTGTTCTTTCAAATCATAAAGATCTCAAAGCTGTAGCAACGGACTCTCACCGTATGAGCCAACGCCAACTTGTTTTGGAGCATTCTGCAGATAACTTTGATGTTGTAATCCCAAGTCGCTCACTTAAAGAATTATCGGCAGTCTTTAGCGATGATATTGAAAATTTAGAGGTTTTCTTCTCAGCAAATCAAATTCTATTCCGTAGTGAAACAATTTCTTTCTATACACGTTTACTTGAAGGAAATTATCCAGACACGAATCGTCTCTTATCTGATTCATTTGAAACAGAAGTTGTTTTCGAGACCGCTAGCCTTCGTTCTGCTATGGAACGTTCATATTTGATTTCTAATGCTAGTCAAAGTGGTACCGTAAAACTCGAAATCATCAATGGTAGTGTCAGTGCCCATGTTAATTCGCCAGAAGTCGGAAAGGTTAATGAGGATATTGATGTGCAAGATGTTTCTGGTAGTGATTTGGTCATTAGTTTCAATCCAACCTACCTAATAGATGCTTTGAAAGCTCTTAAGAGTGAGACTGTACGTGTACGTTTCATTTCACCAGTACGTCCATTTACTTTGACGCCAGCTGATGACAGTGAGAATTTTATTCAATTGATTACACCTGTAAGAACAAACTAAAATCGAAAAAGTTATCCACTGTGGATAACTTTTTTACTAGAGAGGAAGTTTATGTACCAAATTGGAAGTTTAGTTGAAATGAAAAAACCACATGCTTGTACCATCAAAGCAACAGGAAAAAAAGCTAACGAATGGGAAGTTACCCGTCTTGGAGCTGACATTAAGATTCGTTGTACAAATTGTGATCATGTGGTTATGATGAGTCGTCATGATTTCGAAAAGAAACTTAAGAAGATTTTATAACAGACATTGGGGAGTATAGATAAGGAGGTTCTTGTGTTAAGAAAATTAGTTTACTAGCAATATAAAAACTTTCTAGAGTCCCCAATCATCTTCTTTATAGCATTCTTTGCCTTGCTTTCCTTTTTATGATTCTCAAAGGGAAGTTGCCTATTTTTAACAATTTTTGTGTTATAATTAACTGAATTACTTTTTTATGGAGAAATAAATTAATGGCTTTAACAGCAGGTATCGTTGGTTTGCCAAACGTTGGTAAATCAACTCTTTTCAATGCAATTACAAAAGCGGGTGCGGAAGCTGCTAACTATCCTTTCGCGACAATTGATCCAAACGTCGGAATGGTTGAGGTACCAGACGAGCGTTTGACGAAACTGACTGAACTTATTACCCCTAAAAAGACAGTTCCAACCACATTTGAGTTCACAGATATTGCGGGTATCGTAAAAGGAGCATCAAAGGGTGAAGGTCTTGGAAATAAGTTCTTGGCGAACATTCGTGAAGTAGATGCGATTGTCCATGTGGTTCGTGCTTTCGATGACGAAAATGTTATGCGTGAACAAGGGCGTGAGGATGCCTTTGTAGATCCGATGGCTGATATTGATACAATCAACCTAGAATTGATTTTGGCTGACCTTGAATCAATTAACAAACGTTATGCGCGTGTCGAAAAAATTGCTCGTACACAAAAAGATAAAGATTCTGTGGCAGAGTTTAATATTCTTCAAAAGATTAAACCTGTTCTAGAAGATGGTAAGTCTGCACGTACGATTGATTTTACTGAGGAAGAGCAAAAAATTGTTAAGGGACTCTTCCTCTTGACAACAAAACCAGTACTTTATGTGGCTAACGTTGATGAAGACCAAGTCGCAAATCCTGATGATATTGATTATGTCAAACAAATTCGTGAGTTTGCAGCGACTGAAAATGCAGAAGTAGTTGTTATCTCGGCACGTGTTGAGGAAGAAATTTCTGAATTGGATGATGAAGACAAAGAAATGTTCTTGGAAGACCTTGGTTTGACAGAATCAGGAGTTGATAAACTGACACGCGCAGCCTATCACTTGCTTGGTCTAGGAACTTACTTTACTGCTGGTGAGAAAGAAGTGCGTGCTTGGACCTTTAAACGCGGCATCAAGGCTCCACAAGCAGCAGGAATTATCCACTCTGACTTCGAGAAAGGCTTTATCCGTGCCGTAACCATGTCTTACGATGATCTTATTAAATATGGCTCTGAGAAAGCTGTTAAGGAAGCTGGTCGCCTTCGTGAAGAAGGAAAAGAATATGTTGTTCAAGATGGCGACATCATGGAATTCCGTTTCAACGTTTAGAAAATAAAAAATAGTGCACAAGGCTGAAAAGTATTTTTCAGTCCTTTTGCTGTTTATCAAAGAGGAGAAATAATGACAAAATTAGTAGTTGGCTTGGGAAATCCTGGTTCAAAATACCATGAGACACGTCACAATGTTGGGTTTATGGCTATTGACCTAATGGCTAAGGAACTGGGATTAACCTTTTCTGAAGAAAAGACCTTTAAGGCTGAAGTGGCTTCGACCTTTTTAAACGGTGAAAAGGTTTATTTTGTGAAACCAACGACCTTTATGAATCTATCTGGTCTAGCTGTTAGAGCATTGCTGGCTTATTACAATATTCCCATGGAGGATTTTATCGTTATTTACGATGATTTAGATATGGAAGTTGGGAAATTGCGCTTTCGTCAAAAAGGTTCAGCAGGTGGTCATAATGGGATTAAATCTATCATTGCTGAAACTGGCACTCAAGAATTTGACCGTATAAAAATTGGTATTGGCCGCCCACAGAAAGGAATGACGGTCGTTAATCATGTCCTGGGAAAATTTAGTGAAGATGATTATGCCACAATTTTACTGACTTTAGACAAGGTAGAGACGGCCCTCAATCATTACCTTAAAACCAATGATTTCGAAGACACCATGAGGCGTTATAATGGCTAATACCCTATTAGATCTTTTTGAGAAGAATCCTCAATTGCTTGAGTGGCGTGATAAAGTAACTTTATTGAGTAGACAGTTGGTTATGGGATTTTCTGGTTCCAGCAAGGCAGTTGTCATGGCATCTGCCCTTTCTGAGCAGGTTCCTAAGATTCTAATCGTTACTTCAACACAAAATGAAGCTGAGCAACTAACAGGAGATTTGTCAGCTATCTTAGGAGAGGATAAGGTTTATTCTTTTTTTACAGATGATGTAGTAGCTGCAGAGTTTATCTTCGCTTCTCCAGAAAAGACCCATTCTCGTCTCGAAAGTCTTAATTTTTTAATGGATAAAGAGTCAAGTGGAATCTTGGTTACGAGTTTAGTTGGTACTAAGTTACATTTGCCTAACCCTGAGGTTTATAAAGACTCTCGCATTGACTTAACACTAGGGGAGGAACATGATTTAGAGGCTCTCAGTAAGCATCTTACTCATATTGGATACCAAAGGGTAGAGCAGGTTCTCTTACCTGGGGAGTTCAGTCGTAGAGGCGATATTTTAGATATTTATGAACTGACTGCAGAACTCCCCTACCGTTTAGAATTTTTTGGAGACGAGATTGATGGTATTCGTCAGTTTGATAGCGATAGTCAAAAATCTTTAGACAATTTAGAACATATTATCGTATCCCCGGCAGATGATATTATCTTAACAAGAGAAGATTACCAACGTGCTGAGAAGGCCCTAGAAAGTGCGGTCTCAAAGGCAGAAGGTCCTCATAAGGCTTACCTTGAGGAGGTTCTGTCGGTTACGATTGATGGTTACCGTCATAAAGATTTACGTAAGTTTTTGTCTCTCTTTTATGATAAAGCTTACACCTTATTTGACTACCTTCCAAAGGGAACTCCTGTATTCATTGATGATTTTCAAAAGATAGTGGACCGCCATGGACGTCTTGAGTTGGAAGTGGCTAATCTTTTAACTGAGGATCTTCATCAGGGCAAGTCTCTGAGTCATCTAAATTACTTAGTGGATTCATTTAAGACTTTACGTAACTATCAGCCAGCTAGTTTCTTTTCGAATTTTCATAAGGGATTGGGAAATCTTAAATTTGATAAGTTGCATCAATTCACGCAATACCCTATGCAGGAGTTCTTTAACCAGTTTCCACTTCTAGTTGATGAAATACATCGCTATACCAAGAATAAGGCAACAGTTATTTTACAAGTGGGGTCTGAGAAGCAGCTCAAATCTTTGAAGGAAACCTTGGAAGAATATGATTTAGATTTATCCCTTAGTAGCTTTGGAGATTTGATGCCACATAAGCCTCAGTTAGTCTTAGGAAACTTATCCAATGGTTTTTACTTTGCGGATGAAAAGCTTGTTCTTGTCACTGAACGTGAGATTTTTCATAAAAAAGTAAAACGTCGTGCGCGTGCCAGTCACGTTTCCAATGCAGAGCGTCTCAAAGATTACAATGAACTTGAAAAAGGTGATTATGTTGTACACCAGACTCATGGTATCGGTCAATTTAAAGGTATTGAGACTATTGAGATAAAAGGGGTGCATCGTGACTACTTGACCATCCAATATCAGGATGCTGCAACAATTTCTCTACCTGTTGAGCAGATTGAGAGTCTCTCTAAGTATGTATCAGCGGACGGAAAAGAGCCTAAAATTAATAAACTCAATGATGGGCGTTTCCAAAAGACTAAACAAAAAGTAAGCAAGCAAGTAGAGGATATTGCCGATGATCTCTTAAAACTTTATGCTGAGCGTAGTCAACTTAAAGGTTTTGCTTTTTCACCAGATGATTATAACCAAAGGGATTTCGAAGATGATTTTGCCTATGCTGAGACAGAGGATCAATTGCGTTCTATCAAGGAAATTAAGGCAGACATGGAGTCAGACAAACCCATGGATCGTCTCTTGGTGGGTGATGTTGGTTTTGGTAAGACAGAGGTAGCTATGCGTGCTGCCTTCAAGGCAGTCAATGATGGAAAGCAAGTTGCTATCCTAGTTCCTACAACAGTTCTCGCCCATCAGCACTATTTGAATTTTAAAGAACGTTTTGAAAATCATGCCGTTGAAGTAGATGAACTCAGTCGTTTTAGAAGTAAAAAAGAGCAAAATGAGACTATTGAAAATCTCGCT
Above is a window of Streptococcus salivarius DNA encoding:
- the dnaA gene encoding chromosomal replication initiator protein DnaA, encoding MTEKEHFFWNKLLELAKEELTQATFDYYVLDTKLIKVQNNVATILLEEVKKLFWEKNMQSFILMAGFEAYNSEIKVEYVFDEALLNEANSTVTNNDFGNKKEQQTPALPTLDSDLNSKYTFDNFIQGDENRWSVAASLAVADSPGATYNPLFIYGGPGLGKTHLLNAIGNKVLHDNPQARIKYITAENFINEFVVHIRLDKMDELKLKYRHLDVLLIDDIQSLAKKSTQATQEEFFNTFNVLHNNNKQIVLTSDRNPDQLNEMEERLVTRFKWGLTVNITPPDFETRVAILTNKIMDYDYHFPPETIEYLAGQFDSNVRDLEGALKDISLVANVRQLDTITVEVAAEAIRARKMDGPKLTLIPIEDIQTEVGKFYNVTVKEIKATKRTQNIVLARQVAMYLAREMTDNSLPKIGKEFGGRDHSTVLHAYNKIKNMIAQDDSLRIEIDTIKNKIK
- the dnaN gene encoding DNA polymerase III subunit beta, giving the protein MIQFAINKAYFLQALHTTRRAISSKNAIPILSTIKIEVTSDGIYLTGSNGQISIENSISVSEENAGLLITQPGSILLEANFFINVVSSLPDVTLTFEEIEQYQVLLKSGKSEITLKGKDVEQYPRIQEVDSLTPLLMDTKVLKSIIAETSFAASTQESRPILTGVHFVLSNHKDLKAVATDSHRMSQRQLVLEHSADNFDVVIPSRSLKELSAVFSDDIENLEVFFSANQILFRSETISFYTRLLEGNYPDTNRLLSDSFETEVVFETASLRSAMERSYLISNASQSGTVKLEIINGSVSAHVNSPEVGKVNEDIDVQDVSGSDLVISFNPTYLIDALKALKSETVRVRFISPVRPFTLTPADDSENFIQLITPVRTN
- a CDS encoding DUF951 domain-containing protein translates to MYQIGSLVEMKKPHACTIKATGKKANEWEVTRLGADIKIRCTNCDHVVMMSRHDFEKKLKKIL
- the ychF gene encoding redox-regulated ATPase YchF, whose amino-acid sequence is MALTAGIVGLPNVGKSTLFNAITKAGAEAANYPFATIDPNVGMVEVPDERLTKLTELITPKKTVPTTFEFTDIAGIVKGASKGEGLGNKFLANIREVDAIVHVVRAFDDENVMREQGREDAFVDPMADIDTINLELILADLESINKRYARVEKIARTQKDKDSVAEFNILQKIKPVLEDGKSARTIDFTEEEQKIVKGLFLLTTKPVLYVANVDEDQVANPDDIDYVKQIREFAATENAEVVVISARVEEEISELDDEDKEMFLEDLGLTESGVDKLTRAAYHLLGLGTYFTAGEKEVRAWTFKRGIKAPQAAGIIHSDFEKGFIRAVTMSYDDLIKYGSEKAVKEAGRLREEGKEYVVQDGDIMEFRFNV
- the pth gene encoding aminoacyl-tRNA hydrolase — translated: MTKLVVGLGNPGSKYHETRHNVGFMAIDLMAKELGLTFSEEKTFKAEVASTFLNGEKVYFVKPTTFMNLSGLAVRALLAYYNIPMEDFIVIYDDLDMEVGKLRFRQKGSAGGHNGIKSIIAETGTQEFDRIKIGIGRPQKGMTVVNHVLGKFSEDDYATILLTLDKVETALNHYLKTNDFEDTMRRYNG
- the mfd gene encoding transcription-repair coupling factor, producing MANTLLDLFEKNPQLLEWRDKVTLLSRQLVMGFSGSSKAVVMASALSEQVPKILIVTSTQNEAEQLTGDLSAILGEDKVYSFFTDDVVAAEFIFASPEKTHSRLESLNFLMDKESSGILVTSLVGTKLHLPNPEVYKDSRIDLTLGEEHDLEALSKHLTHIGYQRVEQVLLPGEFSRRGDILDIYELTAELPYRLEFFGDEIDGIRQFDSDSQKSLDNLEHIIVSPADDIILTREDYQRAEKALESAVSKAEGPHKAYLEEVLSVTIDGYRHKDLRKFLSLFYDKAYTLFDYLPKGTPVFIDDFQKIVDRHGRLELEVANLLTEDLHQGKSLSHLNYLVDSFKTLRNYQPASFFSNFHKGLGNLKFDKLHQFTQYPMQEFFNQFPLLVDEIHRYTKNKATVILQVGSEKQLKSLKETLEEYDLDLSLSSFGDLMPHKPQLVLGNLSNGFYFADEKLVLVTEREIFHKKVKRRARASHVSNAERLKDYNELEKGDYVVHQTHGIGQFKGIETIEIKGVHRDYLTIQYQDAATISLPVEQIESLSKYVSADGKEPKINKLNDGRFQKTKQKVSKQVEDIADDLLKLYAERSQLKGFAFSPDDYNQRDFEDDFAYAETEDQLRSIKEIKADMESDKPMDRLLVGDVGFGKTEVAMRAAFKAVNDGKQVAILVPTTVLAHQHYLNFKERFENHAVEVDELSRFRSKKEQNETIENLAKGRIDIIIGTHRLLSKDVKFFDLGLLVIDEEQRFGVKHKEKLKELKAKVDVLTLTATPIPRTLHMSMLGIRDLSIIETAPTNRYPVQTYVMETNPGLIREAILREMDRGGQIFYVYNRVETIDQKVSELHELVPEARIGFVHGQMSEVMLENTLLDFLNGDYDVLVATTIIETGIDISNVNTLFIENADHMGLSTLYQLRGRVGRSNRIAYAYLMYRPDKVLTEVSEKRLDAIKGFTELGSGFKIAMRDLSIRGAGNILGASQSGFIDSVGFEMYSQLLEEAINKRQGKTQVRRKGNAEFNLQIDAYLPSDYISDERQKIEIYKRIREIENQKDYQDLQDELIDRFGEYPDQVAYLIEIGLVKAYLDAAFAELVERKNDTIIVRFEQASLKFFLTQDYFEAISKTHLKAKISDNQGKVEITFDVRNKKDYEILEELKIFGQTFMEIKERKEKKEA